The Mya arenaria isolate MELC-2E11 chromosome 15, ASM2691426v1 genomic sequence TTTCCGTAGATTCCTCTTTTACacttatgttttcaaataaacagtGAATGTTTATACGTTTCATTAGTCTTTACCTTATATATTGTGGTAAAGGGTACAAAtggttttatttgtaattttaagacaataaaTGGTGAATTTACAAAGGGTAAGCATTGTTGTTTTCCAGTTTGGCAACTATTTATTAGTCTTTGTTGTCTGCAACAATTAGGAAACATGTTGGTTCTTAATAAAGCATAGAAATGTATCTGTATACCTTTTAGTGATGATTACTGTGAATGTATATTTACATACGAGCACACATTCATTGATATCATTGATATTACTTTATTGATTAATCGAAACACCATACTTTACTATGATAAAACAGCAGTATAATTAAAAGATAAGAGTATTGCGACTCAATTTATAAGAAACGGGAGACTATAATTGTACAACTTACAATTCAAATGTATACCAACAAAGGCatgatatatatacaacataaagCAATGTATCTATAttgtgaaaataacatttatagcGCCAGACTCTGTGTTAACTCACAGACAATATGACTCTGTACAATTTGACCGTttacagttaaaaaatatttatctgttATCCTGTTAATTCCGTTTTGACAAAGCACGTATGCTTTGTAATAGTGTGTGACCAGTGTTCCTTGAAAGGAACCGATCGACGAAATGTAAAAGACAAAAGAGAAGTTATTGAATTAGGTTAATGAGTCGCGTGCAAGCCTTTTCTCTCTCGAAAGATAAAATCGTTTGACTTATACATGgttttgtttaagtttgatTCAATtggtatttgaaaaaaagaaatagtggCTTAAAAAAACAGGATGCACAGAGTGTAACTCGTATAATAGAAGAGATATTTTATATGGATATATATCATTTGCGAACAAAATACATAaggtcattatatatttttttaaaacacatacaaaggTAGGACCTTTTAAATTTTATGCGACATTGAAGAAAACAATTAAGAGGAGTTTAGAGGCAAATGTTTGCGTTTACTATCTGCCCAaccacatatttatatttatgtcagTAAACGTTTAAACAATATTGGTCATTCTATCGACAATTGACGCAGTCTGACCAAATGTTAATAGAGGTGTGTTGTTGGGCCTCCTGCAACCATTTGCTGTATGACTCGTAAATATAAGCTTAATTACTGCACAATGCTGAAATTTAAAGTTCTATACGTTTTAAATCCCAATTTGACctcaaaaattgaaatttaaatcttaagaagggtcagtgaaacacgagttcacggggatacatcatttaaaaaggATATATAGCATGATGTAACGGTCGTCAACGGAAGACAGAGGAACACAGTAAGaggaacaaaataaaaataaaaatataacaagaacAATAAGCAGTCTAACATCGTCTCGTACAATCGGATTCCTGTATATTCAGGAAACATATTCTAATAATATAACCAGCAATAGAAAATTACTTGCTGGTTGCATTTAAGCTCCGACCATCTTATTAAAATTTTGCCCGATGACGTAGTATCAAAAGTGTTTTATAAAGAACCAAactgaatataaaaatgaaaatattttcattgatataaaactgaaaatgttttcattcgTAGCCTAGTTTAAACAGTTCTGTAGCTAATCTTATGAAACATACTTGCAATAATTGCCTGTATTCGTTTCAGATCATAAGGACAGGAATACTCGTAATGGCATGCGCAAGGACTTTGTTAATCTCAGCTTTTATTAGTTGTGTTTTCCCAAACGCATTCGTCACTGGATACATGTTGTCAGATGTCAAACGTTTAATCAAGGATAAAACATTGGACTACAATAAAATGCTTCGACCCATCCTAAATCAATCAGCAACAATTGAGGTATATACTGGGCTTGATTTGGTTTCAATTCAGGAATTCAATGAAGTGGAAGAAAGGATATCGTACAACGGTATTTTGTATTTGGCCTGGACGGATGAGCTTATGACGTGGAATACTTCTGAATACGGCGATCTGAATGATTTCTTCATTGAGGTAAATGAGATCTGGGTTCCTCACATGAAGAATACAAACGCTGTGAAAAAAATGGATAAACTTTCACAGGACTGGCATTCAGTGAAGGTTCAAAGTAATGGATTCATGTTTTACAcgattggtgatatttttacGTCGTCTTGTGCGTTTAACGTCAAATATTATCCTTGGGatcaacaaatatgtattttttatttcatgccaTCAAGCTATGAGCCAAGCAAAATTAAGCTCACTCCCTATTATAAGCAGGTATTACAAACGTTCTATTTTCCAAGTGGGTCATGGGACCTTGTAGAAACAAAGGCGGAGTCAGAGTTAGATGGATATATAGTCAGATTTGACATCACCATCCGACGAAAACCGAAGTTCGTCATTGTCAATGTTGTGCTTCCGCTGATGTTTCTGTCAGTCTTAAACATCTGTGTATTTCTCATACCAACGGAGAGTGGAGAACGAATATCGTACTGCTTGACCGTATTATTAGCGATCGCCGTGTTTCTGACACTGGTCGGAGATTCATTGCCGAAAAACGCCGAGCCAATGTCATACTACAGTTTCTACCTACTATCTGTTCTAGTTATCAGTGCTACAGTAACAGTTTTTACGATACTAAACCTGCGCATGTATTACGCAGATCAGAAAAATGAAGTGGGCACTTTCTGGAGGAAATTTGCAAATATAATGGAATGTAAATGCCGACTGATAAAGAAACATGCCAATAGTAACAAAAACGTACATCGACCGCACAACGGGGACATCATTGGAGGTGGTAAACCAGTAAGGAAAGAAGTCGACGGGAATGCTAAAGTCCACAATAGGAGTTACACCTGTGACTCCGGCAATCGTCCATATATTGTTCACAATGCAGGTTATGTATTATTCAAACCTGAACACAATACGGACTATGCTGAACAATTCAGGACACGTCATGAGGAACATCTAGATGATTCAGAGATGGCACCAGAAAGAACATGGAAGGATATCAGTGTAGCATTGGACACCGTGCTGGTTTTGCTTTTTCTTGTTGTATTTATTGTAGATACAGTCACATTCCTGGCAATTATATACATTGGGGAAAACAAGTGAATTTCGGCGTATTGATAGTCGCTGAACGTGTATGATTGAAGTTTACACATAAGGAGTGTGTTCTTTAGCAGTATAGTCAGTACTATTGAATAACAAACTGccattacatttaattaacaaaGGATTTTATGCTGAAtgagtgttttgttttctgtaaTGTGAACAGAACACAgaacacaagtttatttccacacataacctcacacatatatacatcaatgaagtaGACTATGATAGTCCATGatcatttccattatttaacACTTGCTTGGCggtgtatatatgttttttaactaGTTGAGATATTTTACAGTAACAAAAATAGTAGCAAATGTTAATCAAAAGAATAATTATTACGAACAAATCCTTATTACAACTATATAACGGCTggaattaaaacatataataatcatgtctcatgtaaagtaatgaaattctTTCTCTGAGCAAATGCTTTATACACGAAAATAGAAAGATTCTTTAACAAATCAGTATGATCTGTATTCAGCAATTCtatggttttaaacatatttggattAGTACGATAATATCTAGGAATATATTCATatctaatatttgtatacaggctgtgcgtgcgtacgtgcgtgtgtgcgtgtgtgcgtgcccgcgcgtgcgtgcgtgcgtgtgtgtgtgtgtgtgttgtacATACAAGCATCATAAAATGTTATGGAACGTGATTGcctgttaatatttatttaacacttgaattCTTAATCTTTGACCGAATTGGACTTTTTCACTTTCCTACTCTCCCGATGCTTGTCATAAATTATTGAACTTTGAATTCGTTTAATAACCATTGTTAATGATCGTTAACATGAATGATTGTATGTCTTATAAGTTTGACAACCATGGTTGATTAGTGGTAAAAATCGATTCATGTGCGCTAATGTTTCATTGACAGGTGTATCTCGGTTCGGCTTCTCACCGCTTCTGTTTTCTCGTCTGTTGTCATAAATTTGGTGGTATCGTCGTGTTTGTCGTCGTCGTGGGCGTCCATAAACTATGAAGTTAACCACTGTTTTTATATTCTAagttacaattattttgacatttgtgtaTACATTAACTATAACATACGCATGTGCAGCAAGTCTACAACTCTGACGAAACGCCCTTTGATGAATGCACAGAACCGTTTGGCCATTTATCGTGTATAGATGCACTATTGAAATGTTCAGCTGAAACTGTGTACATAGttcatgatatttaaatatgaaagaaGCGTTCAACACATATTTCCTATCGTATGGGACATCAATCACGGGGACTCTTGTGAAAGCAATGATTTAGCGCGCAAAGCCGATCATTTATTCTACTTTGCGTGACACCGCAAGGTTCATGGGAAAGTGTCGGTATTTAAAAGGAAAGGAAGACATTTGTTATCATCATAATGTTTCACTTAATCATTTATTCCACTGACTGATCCTTTAAATGCTTAGTTTTATCATAAATTAATTGCTTAGCAGAGGAAATagacatttgtatttaaaatagttCACTGTGCAATGTGCCTATGAGCGAGGCAAACAACTTCAGATGTAACCTCGATGAACActtcaaaacagtaaaaaccggatgcacagttttaaatcgctttaTTTAACCATAAGAGGCATTCTGAAGACATGCATGGTACACTTTTCATAATTAACCACTTTAAGTCGAtaccaaaaacacaaaattaaaatatcatgttcgacaatgttttgaatatttcattttaattatattcgcAAGAGCATCAAttcatatgttaatattgagGTTATCAATGTAATTGTCTCAACCCGATCTAGCAAGGAGGGAAattgttaatattgcatataaatGTGCGACTAATGGAGTCATTAACTTTCATACGCatcattttaatggaaaatatttgttataattaaaattgttataGGTTGGCTTTCTACCTAAAGGAAAATTCACAGAGAGCATTTATAGGTGAGCTCAGCAGCCCAAAATGTTCACGAAGTGTTTTGGGGAAGATTGTTTAATAAgaatttagtttgtttataacTGTTTGGACAAAGTGTGAGGttgatattatcaataatacaatgcaaaatatgttaacataGGCCGTTCCATGGCTCCAAGCAGTTATTGGTCAGCATATCTTATTTTTATCGAATCTGTATAATGTTTGTAACGCTTTATCATCGTGTCATTGAATAATGTATTAATTAAATGCTTCAGCTCATTCCTGCATTTTTCAGATGCGGCCAAATTGGGCTGCTGTCTTCTGCGTTTAATGTTTGCTAAAATACCTTTACAATGGTACATTAATGAGCTCAACATGCAAACCGGTTTCATGTGAAAGCTTAATAAAGATAATGTGTATGTTAGTTGTTGTTCTTTGACATTCCCTTTTTAACAAGAACATCACcgaacaaatgaataaaaaatattgtatttggaTTTAACAACCTAGACTATTTAGCCTATTTTATTGGCAACCCTATACAAATAGAATACGTCTTACCCAAGGTATACTTTTGTGATTTAAGGATTCTGTATCAATTCAACAGTCGAGCAAATCTTAATTTGTATGGTAAATATTAAACTGTGTTATAATGATTTAcgttaattaaattgaataatttaaagcaTTCAATAAACCATGGAATATACaggcaaacaaataataattcaatGGAGACCAGAAATCAAACattgggcttgtccctataTTGTcctctgttttgtttttttaaacaaagttccTGTTTAAAGCAGCAGACCAATCCATAACAGACAGTAAACGAGAGACACGGAATGTAATCGTACACATACAGACCACGTGAACATCAacacaagggtaagcatgtagAT encodes the following:
- the LOC128220112 gene encoding neuronal acetylcholine receptor subunit beta-4-like, with the protein product MACARTLLISAFISCVFPNAFVTGYMLSDVKRLIKDKTLDYNKMLRPILNQSATIEVYTGLDLVSIQEFNEVEERISYNGILYLAWTDELMTWNTSEYGDLNDFFIEVNEIWVPHMKNTNAVKKMDKLSQDWHSVKVQSNGFMFYTIGDIFTSSCAFNVKYYPWDQQICIFYFMPSSYEPSKIKLTPYYKQVLQTFYFPSGSWDLVETKAESELDGYIVRFDITIRRKPKFVIVNVVLPLMFLSVLNICVFLIPTESGERISYCLTVLLAIAVFLTLVGDSLPKNAEPMSYYSFYLLSVLVISATVTVFTILNLRMYYADQKNEVGTFWRKFANIMECKCRLIKKHANSNKNVHRPHNGDIIGGGKPVRKEVDGNAKVHNRSYTCDSGNRPYIVHNAGYVLFKPEHNTDYAEQFRTRHEEHLDDSEMAPERTWKDISVALDTVLVLLFLVVFIVDTVTFLAIIYIGENK